A genomic segment from Vibrio panuliri encodes:
- a CDS encoding TetR/AcrR family transcriptional regulator: MIERKQGRRSAQDAVKTKADILRVAANMFCELGYERVSLRQISERAGVSHSLIRHHFGSKEKIWYAISDCLQEFMIGYIHTIIENMPHKLPANEKMYIFAVRLLAHMLVSKQPIQLIADAVRQEDALLDYFVDKSGKIQAVVDAIADEYNQEHPQTPINVWEIKWQMIMYAHGAASLTPFMLQTWSEETDDIEQCLLNHWQMFNKIMAHRLQVDPDKVLNPKSISELVYAKECAL; encoded by the coding sequence ATGATCGAAAGAAAACAAGGGCGTAGAAGCGCACAGGACGCAGTCAAAACCAAAGCAGATATATTGAGAGTCGCTGCAAACATGTTTTGCGAACTTGGTTACGAACGAGTGTCATTGCGACAAATTAGCGAGCGAGCTGGTGTCTCCCATAGTTTGATCCGTCATCATTTTGGCAGTAAAGAGAAGATTTGGTACGCAATCAGCGATTGTTTACAAGAGTTTATGATTGGCTACATTCATACCATCATTGAAAACATGCCGCACAAGCTACCCGCCAATGAGAAGATGTATATTTTTGCCGTGCGCCTATTAGCACATATGTTGGTTAGCAAGCAGCCAATTCAACTGATTGCCGATGCCGTGCGACAAGAAGATGCTTTGCTGGATTACTTCGTAGATAAGTCGGGTAAGATTCAAGCGGTTGTTGATGCCATCGCCGATGAATATAACCAAGAGCACCCACAAACACCGATCAATGTTTGGGAAATAAAGTGGCAAATGATTATGTACGCACACGGTGCTGCAAGTTTGACACCGTTTATGCTGCAAACTTGGTCTGAAGAAACTGACGATATTGAACAGTGCCTGCTAAATCACTGGCAAATGTTCAATAAAATCATGGCGCATCGACTGCAAGTTGATCCGGACAAAGTTTTGAATCCAAAATCAATTTCTGAACTTGTATACGCCAAAGAATGCGCTCTGTAA
- a CDS encoding efflux RND transporter periplasmic adaptor subunit translates to MPKRTFISTHFIRCFSIAAFGLFVVGCTPANSEEPRNVVQPVKLLEIPDIDVPKLDSFIAEIDATDRATLSFQVAGEIAQIKVKMGEQVTAGALLAELDPTDYQLALDAKQAEYELASTAFQRALALYKQKLISADVFDQREADFKATSAALAQAKTNLAYTKITAPFDGVVSWSWVKEHQVVANNQPVLNLINNDVMDVVFSVPVSYVERYGLQHIASSDLGVVMDIHRSVIIPAQFKEISTQPDLDINSFRATATIVRPTELNLFSGMTAQVQLPNPTTGLGYKMADTAWISRTDHSGKLFRFIPESKTIESVEVVLNDEGLIVEGLSGGDLIVEAGVAQLAHGQQVKAWQKEAGI, encoded by the coding sequence ATGCCCAAAAGGACATTTATATCGACCCATTTCATTCGCTGCTTCAGTATTGCCGCGTTTGGCCTGTTTGTTGTTGGCTGTACTCCCGCAAACTCGGAAGAGCCACGCAATGTGGTACAGCCAGTCAAGTTGTTAGAAATACCTGATATCGACGTGCCAAAGCTTGATTCATTTATTGCTGAGATAGACGCGACCGACCGAGCGACACTTTCGTTTCAAGTCGCGGGTGAAATCGCGCAAATAAAAGTAAAAATGGGTGAGCAAGTGACAGCGGGAGCGCTGCTAGCAGAACTGGATCCTACTGACTATCAACTTGCGTTAGATGCTAAGCAGGCTGAGTATGAGTTGGCGTCTACTGCGTTCCAACGCGCTTTAGCGCTGTATAAACAGAAACTGATTAGTGCGGATGTGTTCGATCAGCGAGAAGCTGATTTTAAAGCCACTAGTGCCGCTTTAGCTCAAGCCAAGACAAACCTCGCCTATACCAAAATTACCGCACCATTTGATGGAGTGGTGTCTTGGTCTTGGGTAAAAGAACATCAGGTTGTTGCCAATAATCAACCCGTACTCAATCTGATCAATAACGATGTAATGGATGTAGTGTTTAGTGTGCCAGTAAGCTACGTCGAAAGGTACGGATTACAACATATTGCGAGTTCTGATCTTGGCGTTGTTATGGATATTCATCGCTCCGTGATCATTCCTGCGCAGTTCAAAGAAATCTCCACTCAACCAGACCTAGACATCAACAGTTTTCGAGCGACCGCGACCATTGTACGTCCCACGGAGCTCAATCTCTTTTCAGGTATGACGGCACAGGTTCAATTACCTAACCCGACTACAGGTCTGGGATACAAGATGGCAGATACAGCGTGGATCAGTCGCACTGACCACTCAGGGAAGCTGTTTCGATTTATACCAGAGTCAAAAACCATTGAATCTGTGGAGGTTGTTCTTAACGATGAGGGGCTTATTGTCGAAGGTCTAAGCGGCGGTGATCTAATTGTTGAAGCGGGTGTCGCACAGTTGGCTCACGGTCAACAAGTTAAAGCGTGGCAGAAAGAGGCAGGGATTTAG
- a CDS encoding aromatic amino acid transport family protein has product MSKSKVMGSTLIIAGTTIGAGMLALPLASAGIGFSTSLVIMVFLWALMAYTALMMIELHQHADSHATLHTLAMQILGKRGKWLASFAMLFLFYSLCAAYIAGGGAQFGQRIEQWTGLELTHSAGTVLFTAIVAMTVIIGTATVDKVNRVLFTLKLIAMASVLLFLAPNVTQSYLLSMPIEQGLIVAAIPVIFTSFGFHGSIPAIVRYLDGDTASLRKAIMVGSAIPLIIYVFWQLVTLGVVSQSEMLSNQGLTALIGQLSSKVHQSSIAQAIGVFADLALLTSFLGVSLGLFEFLGDSMAKKQSSRVVTGLVTFFPPMGFALFYPQGFITALGYAAIALAILAIFLPVTMVLKARLIYQDAGYQVKGGKLGIMLCGIAGILIVTAQCLITAGVLPALG; this is encoded by the coding sequence ATGAGTAAATCAAAGGTAATGGGTAGTACTTTGATTATTGCAGGTACTACTATTGGAGCTGGTATGTTGGCGTTGCCATTGGCATCAGCGGGTATTGGCTTCTCCACTTCGCTGGTTATTATGGTGTTTTTATGGGCTTTGATGGCCTATACCGCGCTAATGATGATCGAACTTCATCAACACGCAGACAGCCACGCCACTTTGCACACGCTTGCGATGCAAATTCTCGGAAAACGCGGTAAGTGGTTAGCCAGCTTTGCCATGCTATTTTTGTTTTATTCATTGTGTGCCGCATATATTGCTGGCGGCGGAGCCCAGTTTGGTCAAAGAATTGAGCAATGGACTGGGCTTGAACTGACCCACTCTGCTGGCACGGTGCTGTTTACTGCTATTGTTGCTATGACGGTGATCATAGGTACTGCCACGGTCGACAAGGTCAACCGCGTTTTATTTACCTTAAAGCTAATTGCGATGGCAAGCGTGTTACTTTTCCTTGCGCCTAACGTGACGCAGTCTTACTTACTCAGTATGCCTATTGAACAAGGACTGATTGTCGCTGCCATTCCAGTTATTTTCACCTCTTTTGGTTTCCACGGCAGTATCCCTGCCATTGTTCGATACCTAGATGGTGACACGGCCTCTTTACGCAAAGCGATCATGGTAGGTTCAGCAATCCCATTAATCATCTACGTGTTCTGGCAGCTCGTCACGCTCGGTGTGGTTAGCCAATCGGAAATGTTAAGCAATCAAGGTCTAACGGCTTTAATTGGTCAGTTGTCGAGTAAAGTACACCAATCAAGTATTGCCCAAGCTATCGGTGTTTTTGCTGATTTGGCACTACTCACCTCTTTCCTCGGTGTGAGCCTTGGTTTGTTTGAGTTTTTGGGTGATTCAATGGCGAAAAAGCAATCTTCTCGAGTGGTGACAGGTTTAGTCACCTTTTTCCCACCAATGGGTTTTGCCTTGTTCTACCCACAAGGCTTTATCACTGCGTTGGGCTACGCAGCCATTGCGCTCGCAATTCTGGCGATTTTCTTACCGGTCACTATGGTGCTTAAAGCGCGTCTTATATATCAAGATGCCGGCTATCAGGTGAAAGGGGGTAAGTTAGGGATTATGCTTTGTGGTATTGCCGGTATCCTGATTGTCACCGCACAATGCCTTATTACCGCGGGTGTACTTCCTGCTCTAGGTTAA
- a CDS encoding acyl carrier protein phosphodiesterase, with translation MNFLAHLHIADKCHSSFLGNLLGDFVKGDPDKLYPLNIARGIRLHRFVDSFTDAHPVMRDAKSLFPAKQRRFAGIALDVMWDHFLATKWSQYHNQALRDFCQYAERDIATEQALEVVSVPQRYKLMTTRMWQGRWLESYRELDNIEFALSRMSQRSERMQPLADCFTPMATNYQQLAVMFDDFYPNLLNVSRDFYVNSGN, from the coding sequence ATGAACTTCCTTGCCCACCTTCACATTGCCGATAAGTGCCACTCGAGTTTTCTTGGAAACCTACTTGGTGACTTCGTTAAAGGCGACCCTGATAAGCTATATCCACTCAATATTGCCCGTGGAATCCGACTACATCGCTTTGTCGACAGTTTCACTGATGCACATCCAGTAATGCGTGATGCCAAGTCTCTGTTTCCTGCAAAGCAGCGGCGTTTTGCTGGGATTGCGCTTGATGTGATGTGGGATCATTTCTTAGCCACTAAATGGTCTCAGTATCATAATCAAGCGCTGAGAGACTTTTGCCAGTACGCTGAGCGAGACATCGCGACAGAGCAAGCGTTAGAGGTGGTGAGTGTGCCTCAACGCTACAAGTTAATGACAACACGAATGTGGCAAGGGCGATGGTTAGAGTCATACCGAGAGTTGGACAATATAGAGTTTGCCTTAAGTCGTATGTCTCAACGGTCAGAAAGAATGCAGCCGCTCGCGGATTGCTTTACGCCTATGGCGACCAATTATCAGCAATTGGCGGTTATGTTTGACGATTTTTATCCGAATCTACTCAATGTGAGTCGGGATTTTTATGTTAACTCTGGTAACTAA
- a CDS encoding efflux RND transporter periplasmic adaptor subunit — protein MNLFKTSLLLITTGVLAGCQVETVHREKPSLVVDMIQVSEPISSQFRVFNGVVEPADVTPLAFRVDGELSAVFVKEGDKVKQGQTLAAVDDNRYQQQLNNAQARFDLAQRQLDRGKDLLTRKMISDAEYDELTATFKLAQANRLTALTQLKYTRLKAPFDGVVSAVGKKNHESVALGESVLSLYRESRLQVKINVSDSVLAMMTPSARARNYHPEVAFAGSEQRYSMRYLEHTSELHPQTQSYEFWLERAQVTPTILPGTSASVFVDMAAAGMNVQQGYLVPMTAIDSGTAKSEFYVWKSVDNTAQRHRIIVDQIVGSGAIVSSGVKQGDVIINSNIRKLRPGINLKGVQL, from the coding sequence ATGAATTTATTTAAAACTTCTCTGTTGCTGATCACCACTGGCGTTTTGGCTGGTTGCCAAGTCGAGACTGTTCATCGCGAAAAGCCGAGTTTGGTTGTTGATATGATTCAAGTTAGCGAGCCAATTTCATCGCAATTCCGAGTGTTTAATGGGGTTGTCGAACCTGCCGATGTTACACCACTTGCGTTTAGAGTGGATGGTGAGTTGAGTGCTGTGTTTGTCAAAGAGGGTGACAAAGTTAAGCAAGGGCAAACTCTCGCAGCGGTCGATGACAATCGTTACCAGCAGCAATTAAACAATGCTCAAGCTCGATTCGATCTTGCTCAACGCCAACTTGATCGTGGCAAGGACTTACTGACACGCAAAATGATATCTGATGCGGAATATGACGAGTTAACGGCGACCTTCAAACTGGCGCAAGCAAATCGTCTGACAGCATTAACGCAATTGAAATACACGCGGCTTAAAGCGCCGTTTGACGGCGTTGTTTCCGCTGTCGGCAAAAAGAACCATGAGAGTGTTGCTCTGGGTGAAAGCGTGTTGAGTTTATATCGGGAAAGTCGACTTCAGGTGAAAATCAACGTTTCAGACAGTGTACTTGCCATGATGACTCCAAGTGCACGTGCCCGCAATTATCACCCAGAAGTTGCTTTTGCTGGGAGCGAGCAGCGCTATTCGATGCGTTACTTAGAACATACTAGCGAGTTGCACCCACAGACTCAGTCTTATGAGTTTTGGTTAGAGCGGGCTCAAGTCACACCAACGATTTTACCTGGTACTAGTGCGTCAGTGTTCGTTGATATGGCAGCAGCTGGGATGAATGTTCAACAAGGTTACCTTGTACCAATGACGGCGATAGATAGTGGTACCGCCAAGTCTGAATTTTATGTCTGGAAGTCGGTGGATAACACCGCCCAACGACATCGGATAATCGTGGATCAAATTGTCGGTTCAGGAGCAATTGTCTCGTCAGGAGTGAAACAAGGGGATGTCATTATCAACTCAAACATTCGTAAATTACGTCCGGGTATCAATCTTAAAGGAGTACAACTGTGA
- a CDS encoding DEAD/DEAH box helicase, whose amino-acid sequence MSQAFADLGLATELVETLTQLGFTTPTEIQQQAIPYVLDGRDVLAGAQTGTGKTAAFGLPIIQTLLEQGGERDAQRNDVRALVLVPTRELAQQVFDNLTAYAQSTSLKIVTAYGGTSMGVQVKNLAGGCDILIATPGRLLDHMFCKNVSLQNTQTLVLDEADRMLDMGFWPDLKRILSKMNREHQTLFFSATFDKKIKDIAYRMMNDPEEVQVAAENSTADTVEQMVFPVDKKRKAELLAYLIGSRNWQQVLVFTKTKQGSDALAAELKLDGIKAASINGDKSQGARQKALDDFKAGKIRALIATDVAARGLDINQLEQVVNFDMPFKAEDYVHRIGRTGRAGKAGLAISLMSRDEEYLLEAIERLLDQRLPQQWLEGYEPSLIEEVVDDRAPKRKSRSSDKRRMKAKMKIHANRGKRR is encoded by the coding sequence ATGTCACAAGCATTTGCAGATCTTGGCTTGGCTACTGAGCTAGTTGAGACATTAACACAACTGGGTTTTACAACCCCAACCGAGATTCAGCAACAAGCGATCCCTTACGTGCTAGACGGTAGAGACGTACTCGCTGGTGCTCAAACTGGTACAGGTAAAACGGCTGCGTTTGGTTTACCGATTATTCAAACCTTGCTTGAGCAAGGTGGTGAGCGTGATGCGCAGCGCAATGATGTCCGCGCACTTGTTCTGGTACCAACTCGAGAACTTGCCCAACAAGTATTTGATAACCTGACTGCCTACGCCCAGTCTACATCGTTAAAGATTGTGACTGCCTACGGTGGAACAAGTATGGGTGTCCAAGTTAAAAACCTTGCTGGCGGTTGTGATATTTTAATCGCGACACCTGGGCGTTTGCTTGACCATATGTTCTGTAAAAATGTCTCTTTACAAAACACTCAGACGTTGGTTTTAGACGAAGCAGACCGTATGTTGGATATGGGCTTCTGGCCTGATCTTAAACGTATTTTGTCAAAGATGAACCGTGAGCATCAGACGCTATTCTTTTCAGCGACTTTCGATAAGAAGATTAAAGACATTGCTTACCGAATGATGAACGATCCCGAAGAGGTGCAAGTTGCCGCGGAAAATAGTACTGCGGATACGGTTGAACAAATGGTTTTCCCGGTTGATAAGAAGCGCAAAGCTGAGCTTTTGGCTTACCTGATTGGTTCACGCAACTGGCAACAAGTTTTGGTATTTACCAAAACCAAGCAGGGTAGTGATGCTCTTGCGGCTGAACTGAAATTAGATGGCATTAAAGCGGCATCAATCAACGGTGACAAGAGCCAAGGAGCGCGTCAGAAGGCGCTTGATGATTTTAAAGCAGGCAAAATACGTGCATTGATTGCGACGGATGTTGCGGCACGTGGCTTAGACATTAATCAACTCGAGCAAGTTGTGAACTTCGACATGCCTTTCAAAGCGGAAGATTATGTGCATCGTATTGGACGGACTGGACGTGCAGGTAAAGCTGGCTTAGCCATTTCCCTAATGAGCCGTGATGAAGAATATTTGTTAGAAGCTATCGAGCGTTTGTTAGATCAACGATTGCCGCAGCAATGGTTGGAAGGCTATGAACCAAGTCTGATTGAGGAAGTGGTTGATGACAGAGCACCAAAACGTAAAAGTCGTTCTTCGGATAAAAGAAGAATGAAAGCCAAAATGAAAATTCATGCGAATCGAGGCAAACGTCGATAA
- a CDS encoding putative nucleotidyltransferase substrate binding domain-containing protein: MEAEQLEVKSFLVQHPPFDELDEDVLDRIAQSIEVAYYREGSSINKFGDQIHDLFMVRSGVVEVYRRKGELYNRLDSGGLFGQMGLLTNNKVRFPAVAVRDTLLYCIPESIFLELYESQESFADFVEVEHNTRLRQAVNATHEENDLTTSKVRTLLSGDALFTYSSDTIQNAAQKMAEENVSALLVIDADIQQNGDEDSSGLVGIITDRDLCTRVLATGLDASHSVADVMTHELISLDHNAYVFEAMLTMLRYNVHHLPVLKDGHPIGIIETTDIVRYESQNSLLLVSSIFQQQSVDDLAALSEQVKDCFVRMVNEDANSHMVGSAMSVIGRSFKQRIIELAEEQLGPPPIPYCFLALGSMGRDEQLLVTDQDNAIILDNSYQAELHNEYFSELAQQVCDGLARCGYTYCTGDIMATNSEWRMTRTEWEECFADWIDNPNPKALLNASIFFDLDGVYGRLKWAEQLNGFIVRRARKNNRFLACLARNALNRTPPLGFFKDFVVEKDGQHKNSINLKRRGTAPLADLVRVHALAVGSRAQNSFERLDDIHEAGILPKGKAHALRDALEFISMVRIRHQAYDVENEMEPDNNIEPENLSEFERRNLKDAFQVLSNSQNFLKFRYHANSKF, from the coding sequence ATGGAAGCAGAGCAGTTAGAAGTTAAGTCCTTTCTCGTCCAACACCCCCCTTTTGATGAACTCGATGAAGACGTTCTTGATCGCATCGCGCAAAGCATCGAAGTCGCCTACTATCGCGAAGGATCTTCGATCAATAAGTTTGGCGACCAGATACATGATCTATTTATGGTTCGCAGTGGCGTGGTCGAAGTCTATCGGCGTAAAGGCGAGCTCTATAATCGCTTAGACAGCGGTGGCTTGTTTGGGCAAATGGGCTTGTTAACCAACAATAAAGTCCGCTTCCCTGCCGTTGCGGTTCGCGACACTTTGCTATATTGCATTCCTGAGTCAATTTTCTTAGAACTTTATGAATCGCAAGAGTCTTTTGCCGACTTTGTGGAAGTAGAACACAATACGCGACTTCGCCAAGCGGTCAACGCCACCCATGAAGAGAATGATCTAACAACATCAAAAGTTCGCACGTTATTATCTGGAGACGCACTGTTTACCTACAGTTCCGACACCATTCAGAACGCCGCACAAAAGATGGCTGAAGAAAATGTTTCCGCTCTGTTAGTTATCGACGCTGACATTCAACAAAACGGTGACGAAGATAGCTCTGGTCTGGTTGGCATCATAACCGATAGAGACCTCTGCACCCGCGTACTCGCTACAGGTTTAGATGCCTCTCACTCGGTTGCTGATGTGATGACCCATGAGCTCATCTCGCTTGATCACAATGCGTATGTATTTGAAGCGATGTTGACCATGCTTCGCTACAACGTTCACCACCTTCCGGTACTTAAAGATGGGCATCCAATCGGTATTATTGAAACCACCGATATTGTTCGTTACGAATCGCAAAACTCATTGTTGCTGGTCAGCAGTATTTTCCAACAACAGTCGGTTGATGACCTTGCGGCATTGTCTGAGCAAGTCAAAGACTGTTTCGTCCGCATGGTCAATGAAGATGCGAACTCTCATATGGTCGGAAGTGCAATGTCCGTGATTGGACGAAGCTTCAAGCAACGAATTATTGAACTTGCTGAGGAGCAACTCGGTCCGCCCCCCATTCCTTACTGCTTTTTAGCATTAGGTTCGATGGGGCGCGATGAACAACTCCTCGTGACTGACCAAGACAATGCCATCATTCTCGACAACAGTTATCAAGCAGAACTGCACAATGAGTACTTCTCGGAATTGGCGCAACAAGTATGCGACGGGCTTGCGCGCTGCGGGTATACCTACTGCACCGGCGATATCATGGCAACCAACTCTGAGTGGCGAATGACACGTACCGAATGGGAGGAGTGCTTTGCCGACTGGATTGACAACCCAAATCCAAAAGCGTTACTTAATGCCTCAATATTCTTTGATCTTGATGGCGTCTATGGGCGATTAAAATGGGCAGAACAACTCAATGGCTTTATCGTCAGACGAGCGCGCAAGAACAACCGCTTCTTAGCTTGTTTAGCTCGCAATGCGTTGAACCGAACGCCCCCGCTTGGATTTTTTAAAGATTTTGTGGTTGAAAAGGATGGTCAACATAAAAACTCTATCAACCTCAAACGTCGTGGTACGGCACCACTGGCCGATTTAGTGCGGGTTCATGCTCTCGCAGTCGGCTCTCGAGCACAGAACTCATTTGAAAGGCTTGATGACATACACGAAGCGGGAATTTTACCCAAAGGTAAAGCGCACGCGCTGCGTGATGCACTGGAATTCATCTCGATGGTTCGAATACGACATCAAGCCTATGACGTTGAGAACGAAATGGAGCCGGACAATAACATTGAGCCGGAGAATCTATCTGAGTTCGAACGACGCAATCTAAAGGATGCGTTCCAAGTATTGAGTAATTCGCAGAACTTTCTTAAATTCCGCTACCACGCCAACTCCAAGTTTTAA